The following DNA comes from Salvia splendens isolate huo1 chromosome 17, SspV2, whole genome shotgun sequence.
cctgggagcgcgccacgtcgcctcggcgcgtggcgagccgtcCCGCGTTTCGTCGCGGCGGGACGGGTTGCGTGACGGGCTGGTgacgggacgagacgctgcaacgcgtcccgccccGGTTCTGTCACTGCGGAACGAAACACGGGCCACCCGTGTGACgtgttgcgggtggcctaaggATTACTGCTACGATTCACCATTTTGTAAGTCACTTTTTGATACTGTGCTTTTTTTTCACTttgcttttttttcatttttgataaATGGACCCTACTTTCCATCAACTCATTATACTCGCATTCtattattaaactaatatataaaagtgggcccacattccactaatatttttcactcatttttctttacattttttaaaacctgcACCGACTCGaacatggacaacattttgcggacagagggagtaaacaACAATCATGCAAGATGGGTAAAAGTGAGTTTAAAGTTAGATTTGTTTGCTTTTAGCCATTTGATGCTTATGAAACATACTACCTTAAATGAATAGGAAAGCACAACGTGATAAACTTACTTCTTTTCACAACGGGTAAAAGTAAGTTTGGAGTTTATCGTATACAAGCAACTATTCGATTCAAAACTAGTTTTTCCAATATACCAACTCCAGGGTGTGTGTAGCACCCTCTACCCAAGCAGCGATTGACCAAATATGAGATGTCAAATTTTATTCGTATTTATTATAGAAATACAATCTATCTACTCCAGGGTGTGTGTAGCACCCCCTACCCAAGCAGCGATTGACCAAATATGAGATGTCAAGCAGAAATGAACAACACAACAGTAAAACACTAAAATACCTAACATGCCACAAAAACGACTTGATAGAGCATACtaccttcgtcccacaataTAGGAGTTACATTTGATGTGGGCACTGATTTTCacaaatgtaaagaaaagtggattgaataagttagtggactatATGTCTctcttatatatatactccctcggtcccattaaatatgcaacatttgggaATCGGCACAGGTTTTTATGTAAtatttgttttgtgagttaatgaagagagagtaaagtaagaggagataaaaaagtagagatagagatgtttccattttaggaaacgttttatttttaataggacaaattaaaaaggaaaacatttcatttctaatgagacagatggagtattagttttataataatataagtaTAATAAGTTGGTAGAATGTGTGACCTAcatatcatttatggtaaaagtgaaatgtgactcttattatgagatggacggacaaaatgtgactctgaTTGTGGGGTAGAGGTAATAATATACATAAAGAGGTGTTGACGAAGAAGCGAAGGAATATACACATAAATCATCAATCAACTAACAAGTAGCACACTCAACATTTTAGTCAAAACTCTCTATAAGCAATTAGTATAGTAATTATAATaagttattattttatttatcgaTGTCTACCTTCAGTATAACTCGACTTAACCACAAACATTTCGCATCAAGCACCTATACACGTATATCAAAATAATTGGCAATCATATTCACCATTCAGCACATGTAGCAATAACAACAGCAAATCAGCAATATTAATATCATCATATGATCACATGTAGCATCGATAGCCCCAATACAGTATTTGGTCTCAAAACACAAGTACATGGAGTGGGCGACAATAACATGAGCGTGTAGATAACACATAAGAGGGTGTCGATAACCCATATGAGGATGTAGAACTCATGTCCGGATGCCTAAAACCCGTATAAGATGAATAATCATCACATACCATCCTATACGACGATAGCAATACTACAATTCTATGACATGCCAACTATACCCAATGTAATTGACCAGGCATAGGGGCACAACCCATGTACTCATATTCTTTCATTTTCATATTTCATTACCAATTCATTCTACCACTCCtcatatttctatattttattccatgaatTCCTTATCACGTGATTAATCATAATTCATCTAGTTAACAATTCACACAATCACATAAACTACACAACGACATTTAATTATCACATAAAAGCACATAAAAGAAAAACATAGCAAATAGGAAGTAACTATGGAAGGGGATGTAACATTTAGTAATTATCTTCATGAAGGGTTCATAGAAGGAGTAGGATAAGTTCAAAACAGCTTCAGCTTTGACACTCAATGGAAAACCATAGCAAATAGAAAAGTTAACTATGGAAGGGGATATCAAGTTACCGAGTACTGAATCAAATCATAGTATCCAAAATATTGATATCAGAATTGCTTTCTATGAAAGAATTAACCAGGACTTCAAAATCTTTGTTACGCACTGTCAAAATATATCTCAAAATAAAGGAAAGAATGCACCAATATGACTCCAACTCCTTTACTGAATGGTGGAAGAAGCATATACCAGGATCACCACATCCACACAAACCAAGAACAATTTTCAAAGGGAACCTGCGCATTTAAAGATCACAATGATCAGCACAAGATCAAAGCTCCTGGAATATAATTGAGGAAATTTTTACTTCTTCCGAAAAGTTGCTATTATATATTGAACAGCCGTGCTTTTGAAAACAACTAAAAGTAACAATCCTTCAGATAGATGGTAAGCCCTATACTAGGAGCTGTTTTCAGCTAACATAAAATAACGCTACGGGACTAATCTATGTAAACAATTGAAACCAATGATAAAGATATCTGCTATAGAAGTTTCAGGGGGGAATTATTAAGGCAGATCAAATACAGGAAAGTTAGAACTAAAGGGTATAATTAGAACTAACCTTTATCAGCTGATCAACATGCTCAGGCCTGTGATATGCGTATCACTTTTGGATTTTCTGAAATGTAACTTCTATCTCTTTTCAGCCATCGTGTTGTATTATGTGAATAAGATGATAAATCTACTCATGTAGCGTTTGCTGAACTGGTCTCCTTCGAGTTAAAGCTCGGGGAATTAGGAAGTTCCGTATCCCTAACAACTCTACTATACACAACTTTGAATGGTTGTGAACTATATGGTCGTTTGAGCAAACTTAATGGCATTCTCAACACctgctttttgttccttttcCCTCTAACTAAAACACTGAATCGTTTCTCACTGTCAGCCTTAAACGGCTGTCTCTGAACATGATAATCATTGCATCTCTCAGATTTTTCAGTTGGACCATTACTGCTATGTAGAAGTTTAACAGGGATCGGTAGACCATGGAACTTGGATTCAATTTCTTCCCCATTACCTGATTGAACCACATCTATATCACGTAAGTTCTCCACTGCCTCTGATGCAGGAAGATCTATTTCTTTCTTAGACTCATTCCCAGAGTCAAGATCCAAAGGTAATGCCAAATTTAGGTTCTCTGAGATGATGGGTTGTTCCTTTTCCTCCAAAAAAGGTTTAGCAATTGGTTCAACCACTGTTGGGGAGGGAAATTCTAATGGATGGCAGCCAGGCCAAAGTGTGACAGGAATGTATTCTTGTGTGTTAGCACGTATATTGCATTGCCAAGCAAATTGACCGTGATGAAACTGGTTGCTGGTAACTTGAAAACTGCTAGGTGGTAGGGACTGAGCCTGTGTGTAAGGAGGGTACATCAAAGGTAAGGGGTGGatcatatttggtgttgttggTGGCGAAGGATAGGGGTGGTGGGGAGAGGAAATTGGACTGGGTAAAAAAGTAGCATGACCTTGATGAAGTCCCATATTCATTGGCCAAGGACCAACTGGTTGAACAGCTCCTGGAccagaagagagagaaatattCATAGGCAATGGTGCAACACGTGGACTAACGACTGATGGATTGTACGGAGCTGCTAAAGCTGACAACTTCCTGTTAGAAACTTCTCTTGAGTCACCTTGACAAGCCACTGGAAGTTTTGATTTCTGTTCTTCCACCCCTTGCAAAGTGGTTTCCGAATCATCATACGATCTAGAGACCAATAGATCTTCTGTACAAGTAGCAGTTTCCAATGACGAACCAGCGCAATTTGGCACATTATCCGTGTGGGTACCTAGCTCTTCGTGTTGACTGGACTCATGATTGTTGGACTGCACTTGTACCATACACTCAGATACAACCACCGAGTTTTCATGATTCTTAGCAGTATCTGAGTGTATTTCCTCTTTCTCTTCAAgagtttcattttcatttttcagttGATCTGTGGAACCCATGACTGTATCCTGAATGTTCCCTTCCTGGTCGTTTTGTGAACTTATTTCCACAGACACGGATATTTCCTGGGCCCTTTTGTTCTGTTCTTCAGGTTCAAGTACTCTGTTATAATGTGCATCATCCTCACGATGTCTCACTTGCAACATAGATATGGTACCAGGTGGTGCCAGAGCTACTTCCTTATATGAGGGAGATTTACCCAGACTTACTATTGAACTTCTCTTAGCAACAGTTCCAACTTCTTTTTGTGCAGATACCAGCCTTGAGTCTGTTGAAGAGCATAATGTCTCATCTTCATTTTTAGAGTTCCCCCCTGCACCATCCATGGTGGATGGAGACACCGACTTCACTCTATATGCTACAGTTTTCACAACTGTCCGTCCATACTTAGCCCCTGCCGATGAAGTCTTTGCTACATAGTATTCTGCTATGCTTCCTGCAGGAATTGCTCGTttctttaaaatataaatttttccACTTTGGTGGTTATTCTTTAGTGTGGCATGATCCAATTCAGCAACAAGATCTTTCTTCTGGTGATTAAAAATCTTAGTTCCATGCTGTCGTCGCTGCCTTAGCCGTTTTCCAAACAAGCCGGACGATCTTGGTTTTTGAACTGGCTGCCAGCCGTCTTCTCCTTCAGCATGTGTTTCAAGTGATACATCACTGGACTCAGGAATTCTGATTTCAAGGTTTCCAGGCTGGACAGGATTTTCATCAGGAAATACTTCCACAGTGTCTTCAGACTGAACTGGCCAAGCATTGTTCACTGCTGCATTAGTGTCAGAGACATGAACTTGTTTATCTTCCTTTGCCTCTACTGCAAAGGCATCTGTCGAAGGAACCTCAGTATCTGAGATGGCTAGATTGTCATGGATGACTTTCTCCTTAGCCTAAAAATCAACCAGATAAAAGCATGGAAATAAGATTATTACATAGAAATTTGATAGCCTTATACGAAAAGCATATTTATTTGTTGTGCTAAAAAGAAAAGCTGCATTCCTTCAGTCGGAATGGCTATTTGGGTAGCTAATTAGAAGCGTGAGCAGCCACAAATCCTCGATTTTACAGAGAAGATTTATCTGCCTTATCTGGATGGGAATATTCACTTGCATAAAACAGTCAACTagaataaataagaaaaacCTTTGCAATGTAATTTCTTCTCTTTGATCCAATGGCATCTTTCCCTTTAGCATCCTGACTTGGATTTATGTAGTCAAGCAAATCTGATACACTGGCAATACCAATTGTGAGTAATTGAGAGACTCATGATCTCATCTAGGTTTCTAGTTTGATCATTATCCAATACAAGAAACCTTGTTCATTTTGAATTGGTGAGAGAATGTATGCATATCACATTAAGAGAAAGTTACAAAATGAAGGCTTTGTATTCTCTATTGCATCACCATTATTGCTCTTGCATGACCACCAAATCCAAAAGTTAAAACTATTAACGAAGATGACCATTTAACAGTTAGCAACACTAATTGGTGAACCACCATGTGCGTAAGAGTTACTTTGCTACTGAAGCCCCCTGGTGTCCTTAAATTCGAACTTAGGATATATTATTGATCTTGATCTTACACTACAAAGAATGACCAAAATTAAGTCGTCCATTAAGTATAACTGATGCCAATGTTATCCCTATCAAAaaagatgcttaaatcaataATTATGCAATCCAAATTAAAGAACGGAAGGAAGGAATTATATCTGCAGATGGGAGTGTTCAAACTATACTCAGATAAGGGTGTTAAAGATGGCTCTACAAATAGGGGTCAGCATTGCAGAAAAATTACATGCATTGATTATATGCCAGACCCCATTAGTTGATTTACCTTAGGTGGCCCTTGCTGGCTATAGAAGCATCTGGCTTTCGTGTCCCATTTCGAGCAGCTTCTTGCTGCTCAAAAGCCTTGGATTCAAAGTATTCAAGCCATGCAGCTGCATCCtgtaaaatacacaaataaaaCCAAGTGTTCAATTAAACTTTCTGAAAAGTTTGTCACTGATATATTCGCAACCAGAAACTATAGTACAGAGATCAAGAATCTCTCGAACTTAAAGGTAAAACTGTGCAAAATAGCATCAACTGTCCAGTTGATTATCCAAGCAAAATGCAATGTAAATAGCAAAAGAACTGGTATCAACTTATCGCATCTTGAGGAGTCATAAAGACACTAATACCTGTGTCCGGAGGTCGTCTGGTCCCAGCTTTGCCCTAAGTATTTGTAAAGTTGTTTGTTCATGCTGAACACTTAAAGGGTATGCTTCCATCAATGAGAGGGCTATGGCAATGGCATGATAACTTGCAGCTGTCTGAAATGGTTAAAgaattaagtatatttttatctgAAACATACAAATCTCAAGCTTAAAAAGATTAtagaaatattattaatttatgtgcATATTTTGAAGTAAAAGAAAACACACCAAAAGTTTTCAGTTGATAGGAAAGATGGTTCAAACAAAGTTTCAGCAATGAAAGAAAGTAAGAACAGTGATTTCTAAATATCACTAGTATTGGGCCAACGGAAttataaacatatcatttggAAGCAAAAAGAGTACATATTCTAATTGTGGCTATTATCACCACGTTAAAGGAAAAAAAGTCACAGAAGTATACAAGAAGAATACAATAATAAGAATTTAAAATGATTAGTTGAATTTGCACAAAACCTGAATATGGTCTGGGCCAAGAAGTTTTTGGTTGCATTTCAGCGCTTTATGAAGATATCTTAGTGCAACGTGCACATTACCCAGGCCTTCCTCCATCATAGCCACATTTATGTATGTTGCCGCAGTGTTTGGATGTGATGGGCCACAAGTGAGATGTAAGAGATACAATGCTCTCTTCACGTATCtaaatgatagaaaatcaaAGGATTATCACTACCATGTATCAATCATCAAACatctccgtccacaaaaatagtctcatttgtggacggcacaggttttaatgagaaattggtaaagtaaaagagaggaggaaaaaagttggtaaagtaagagagatagggagaaaaagtgggtaatgtatgagagagaggagaaaaagtgggaaaagtatgagagaaaaacccattttaagaaatggaactatttttcgtggacatccaaaaatggcaaaatgggaCTATTTtccatggacggagggagtataattataGGTTAAACCTAGAGAGATCAATGTCTCAGTATTTTATTAGACTTTTATTATTCAGACTCAGATTAATTTAATCTTTTAAGTAGTTGCCAAAAATCTGAAATGCACTGAAGTAAATTCACATATAAAGATACTTAAAGGAAAGGAACTGTCCCTGTTGTTTAATCTTACTTATATGATGTAATTGGGAGTCATACATAATTTTGGAAAATGCAAAAGGTTCATCTTTGTATGAAAAAAAGCAGAAAGTTcttaaaaattttttaaaatggaacTTCAGGGGTAGGAATTTGTGGAATAATTTCAGTGTGCAAATGGCACCAGGCAATTAAGTGATTAACATACTTGAGGGCCAATTCCGTGTGTTGTAGTCTGTAATAAAAAACAGCAAGATCCCCGTAACTTTTCATCGTATCCGGATGATCAAGACCTAGCTCTCGTTCATTGATGTCCAAGGCTTTTTGCTGATAGATAGTGGCCTGTACATAATGAACAAAAGACTTCAGTTCTGAAATAGACATGTAACATGCAAACATAGTTTGTTAAATAAACTTCAATATTTCTCTATATGGAATCGTAATACAGTACAAAAGATTGAGTAAGGACCTGGTTGAAATCTCCAGTGTGATATAAAACAACTGCAAGAAGGCTGTAAGCACCAGCTGTCATGCGATGATAAGGACCACATACGGCTACCAACTTTGCAAGGGCCTAAAGTGATTGATAAATTACAACTGTTTAACTCATTAACCAAAAACTAAAGCAGTAGATATAGATTTGAATCAGGTTTTACAGATTGTTTATTCTGAATTGTGTTTTCGGACTTTATCAACAAGATAGGAGAAAAAAAGGCAATGCGTAATTTTTGACCCAACTGCTGATCTGATCTCCATGTAGAGAACATTTTCATGGAAGCCTGACACGCATATAATCCCCAAAGGATTTATTGTCACGTAACATATGAAATAGTACCTTTGTTCCATAGCTAACAGCATCTTCAAGTTTTCCTTTATCCAAGGCTGTTTTAGAGGATTCTAAGAGCTGCCGTCCATCAGCAGATGAGCAGGCTGCTTGCTACAGTAAACATATGACATTTCTTTTTAAGTGAAAACTTCATAGATGGAAATGTGAAATTTCAAAATCTACTTCATTATGGTGGATAAGGGATCCAAGCTCACCTTATGCACTGGTACCAGGCTCACTATATCTTCCTTCTGAAAAGGGCGTGCAGATTCCATATCAAAGTCTCTTGGTACAAGCTCAATACCCACCTAAGGAACAGAGCAAGTCAGGCTTTCAAAGCATTACTATGATGTGAACTCTTGCCTATATTGTctgaatcaaactaaatattgCCTCTTTCTTAAAGTTTCTTTCTGCCAACTAATAGAGGGGCTGACTTAGTAATTTAGTTTGTGATGTTGATCTAACCAAACAACCTAATTTGACATCTCTGTTCTGGGCTGGTGTTCTTGATAGATAATCTGATTCAGAGCTGCAAAAACTATCTAAATAAGTATTTGGTGGGTACATCAGCATTTATGCTTTGTAAACCATATGCATAAAATACTTTTCCATCTTGTATTCTCTGAATGGACTTATCTTGCTGGATTTGAACCCTACAGATTTATGCACGTCGGCACATAGGGGAATATCTATCTTTGATTCAGAACAACGTAAAAGTTGGAAAAAAAATCTAGGTAGCAAGAAAATCTGTATGTCCACCGATTACATGTATGCACATTTGTTCACCTTATGATAGAGGCAGTTTCCAGTATATTCTTATAGCTAGTGACATCTGGTGATCAGGTCATATTTAGTTTTCTGGACAATTTTTACTATGTAAATCATCATGcatgaagaaaaaaaacagaAGTTATGCATTGATTGCATTCcaatttccaaaataaattaaatgggacAGATCATAGTTCATTTTTCAGGCTTAATAATATACCTTATGGCATAAACCACGAAGGATTGCAAACTTTCTGATATCCTC
Coding sequences within:
- the LOC121773790 gene encoding protein TSS-like — protein: MAPKSGRGKTKGDKKKKEEKVLPVVVDIKVNLLDETHVILKGISTDRIIDVRRLLSVSTVTSNITNYSLSHEVRGPRLKDTVDVSALKPCTLTLVEEDYDEGSAAAHVRRLLDIVACTTSFGPSAEKGSSPAASPKGGEEGKDGRGAQDAKVSKKAIKSPRAKSKKESSPPPPAESEAKDGSAAAVDREGEMSNTSPKLGSFYEFFSLSHLTPPLQFIRRAERKSTDEVSGDDHLFSLEVKLCNGKLIFIEASRKGFYGTGKQQFFCHNLVDLLRQLSRAFDNAYDGLMKAFSERNKFGNLPFGFRANTWLIPPIAAQSPSTFPPLPTEDENWGGNGGGLGRDGKSDLLPYANELLFLASMPCKTAEERQIRDRKTFLLHSLFVDVAIFMAITAVKHVMQTLESANSASNSRVVLTEKVGDLSITVMKDASNASCKIDTKIDGEQAIGLDDKKLGERNLLKGITADENTAAHDIATLGVVNVRYCGYIACVKVQGIDNARANTPLRSQELLDQPDGGANALNIDSLRLLLHENATTEENKASAHSRTLESEQLESSQAFVKRLLQDSLEELQQEEHDLDAFVRWELGACWIQHLQDQKKTEKEKKLPSEKTKNEMKVEGLGTPLKSLKNRKKTLDGNTADQQNENLKSSADEAEKTLNVTESQLDNGASENEVMLKSMLSDAAFSRLKESETGLHSKSLHELIELSQKYYDDVALPKLVADFGSLELSPVDGRTLTDFMHTRGLRMRSLGQVVKLSEKLSHVQSLCIHEMIVRAFKHILQAVISAVQKPEKMAAAIAAALNLMLGVPENVEPDQPSGVNSVVWNWLEVFLLKRYEWNIKNLNYEDIRKFAILRGLCHKVGIELVPRDFDMESARPFQKEDIVSLVPVHKQAACSSADGRQLLESSKTALDKGKLEDAVSYGTKALAKLVAVCGPYHRMTAGAYSLLAVVLYHTGDFNQATIYQQKALDINERELGLDHPDTMKSYGDLAVFYYRLQHTELALKYVKRALYLLHLTCGPSHPNTAATYINVAMMEEGLGNVHVALRYLHKALKCNQKLLGPDHIQTAASYHAIAIALSLMEAYPLSVQHEQTTLQILRAKLGPDDLRTQDAAAWLEYFESKAFEQQEAARNGTRKPDASIASKGHLSVSDLLDYINPSQDAKGKDAIGSKRRNYIAKAKEKVIHDNLAISDTEVPSTDAFAVEAKEDKQVHVSDTNAAVNNAWPVQSEDTVEVFPDENPVQPGNLEIRIPESSDVSLETHAEGEDGWQPVQKPRSSGLFGKRLRQRRQHGTKIFNHQKKDLVAELDHATLKNNHQSGKIYILKKRAIPAGSIAEYYVAKTSSAGAKYGRTVVKTVAYRVKSVSPSTMDGAGGNSKNEDETLCSSTDSRLVSAQKEVGTVAKRSSIVSLGKSPSYKEVALAPPGTISMLQVRHREDDAHYNRVLEPEEQNKRAQEISVSVEISSQNDQEGNIQDTVMGSTDQLKNENETLEEKEEIHSDTAKNHENSVVVSECMVQVQSNNHESSQHEELGTHTDNVPNCAGSSLETATCTEDLLVSRSYDDSETTLQGVEEQKSKLPVACQGDSREVSNRKLSALAAPYNPSVVSPRVAPLPMNISLSSGPGAVQPVGPWPMNMGLHQGHATFLPSPISSPHHPYPSPPTTPNMIHPLPLMYPPYTQAQSLPPSSFQVTSNQFHHGQFAWQCNIRANTQEYIPVTLWPGCHPLEFPSPTVVEPIAKPFLEEKEQPIISENLNLALPLDLDSGNESKKEIDLPASEAVENLRDIDVVQSGNGEEIESKFHGLPIPVKLLHSSNGPTEKSERCNDYHVQRQPFKADSEKRFSVLVRGKRNKKQVLRMPLSLLKRPYSSQPFKVVYSRVVRDTELPNSPSFNSKETSSANAT